Part of the Nitrospiria bacterium genome, GGCAGCCGGTCCTGCCGGGCCTGATGCCGATCACGAATTACGGCCAGCTGCAAAAATTCGCGGCGATGTGCGGCGCGCGCATCCCGGCCGAGCTCGCCGGGGCGCTGGAGACCCGGCAGAGCGATCCGGAGCACGTGATCCGCTACGGAATCGACTGGACGCACCGCCAGGCCCGCGATCTGCTGGACCGGGGCGCGCCCGGCATTCATTTTTATACGTTGAACAAATCCCGTTCGACCGAAATGATCCTGTCCCGGCTGCTTGAACGGTAAAGATTTTTTGCGGGGGCATCTTGCAAAACGGCTCTCCGGCTGGTAAAATTTAGTTCGAATAGGTCTTGTCTGGTTTTTAGGGGAGTCACTCCTCCCCGAGTCTCCCGGTCAGCGGGAGGCGGCTCACCGGCCCGGCAGCGGCGGCTTGATCGGTGGGACGGGCGGACCTGGGTCCGGCCCGGCGCGGTTGGGCGCCGATGGAAGGAGGTGGTCCAGTGGGCAGTTGTATTAACCCTACGGCGAGTGAGGTGGCAGCGTCCTAGCTCGACAGCCATTGAGGTGACGACTGGGATGTACTCCCCAGGGCCACCAGACCCGGAAGCGCGGACGTCGTAGCCGCTTTAGGATGAAGAATCCGCTTCCGGGTTTTCTTTTTCCCAGCATCCGTCGCGGAGGTTTTAATTCATCCCGCTCTACCCGCATTGGTTTTGTACTCGATGACAAGGATGTCATTCACAAACAGAATCGTGTTGATAAAGGCAAGGTCGTTACACGCTCGGTTAAATGGCTTATCTCCCTGACCCTCTGGATACTTTTTGGACCGATATTTATCAGGAAGAATGAGAACTCCGAAATCCACGAGAGGCTTCCCATTCTTGCGTCGTTTGTGCCCGATAATAAATTTCACAATGTCGAGGAGAATGGTTGTTGTCTTTGTTTTCTCGACCTCAATCGCTATCCGAGTTTTTGAATTATAGAAATCAACCTTGTGTCGGCTTCCTGGTCTTATCTTGCTCTTAGTATTCTGAAACAAAGAAACGTTGCGTTCGTATCCAAGCCGACCGAGTTCATTCACCAGAGTATCGTCAAGCTTTGAGCTAGAGTCCAGTCGCCTGCAGGCTTGTTGGACCGCCCGGATAATTTTCTTCCTTTCCTTATCCGGAAATGTCTTCCGCTTTTTGAAGCCTAACTCGTTTAGCGTTATAAACTTCGTAGTGTAACGATTCCCTGATTCTTATATGGCCCTCGCGATTGTCTTGCGAGCCCCAACGAGGGCAGCATGACAATTTTGCTGTGACGAGCCAATCATTATCCAGTGGCCGTAAAGGTGTCAACGAAAAAAACACCAATAATATATCAAGACCCATCCTGCCCGCTTGGGTTAAGCTTCATTTTGAATCACTATATAATAGTCCCATGTCAGACAAGGACGCATCGCGGAAAAATTTAACAACTTCCCCGCCTCACCGGGACCCGGCGGGCATCTCTAATTTGACTCGACAGGTGCCGCCATGAGAGCGTATTATGATTTCTCGAAGATGAAGGGCGAAAAAAACCCCTACGCTTCCAGACTGAAACAACCCATTACGATTCGTCTGGATAAAGCGACGGTGTCCTACTTCAAGGCGCTGGCCAACGAGATCGGCATGCCCTACCAAAATCTTATCAACCTGTACTTGCGGGACTGTGCCTTGCGCCACAAGAAGCTTGCGCTCAAATGGGCATCATAAAGAAGAGTCGGACCAAACATTATCCTCATATCGGCCGCAAGGAGAAGGTTCCGGACGCGGCGTTCTGGGCCGAGTTATACCGTATCGGGGACACCGGCTGGGATCAGGGCGGGCCGTCGCCGGGGCTGTTGGATTTTTTGAAAGACGATTTAAGTGCGCAGCATGCTGCGCCCTTACGGACGGGTCGCGCATTGGTTCCGGGCTGCGGACACGGGCATGACGCCCGCGCGCTCGCGGCGGCCGGTTTTGATGTGACCGGTCTGGATGTGGTCGAGTTTGCCGTCCGGGAAGCCGCGCGGAGGGCCGGCGCGGAGGGATTAAAGAAGATCCGTTTTGTACAAGCCGATTTTCTGAATCCGCCCGCCCGTCTCCGCGGGCCCTACGATCTTATCTTTGAAAATACTTTTTTTTGCGCGATCGATCCGGACCACCGGGATCGCTACGTTGAATCGGCCGCGAGCCTCCTGAAGCCGGGCGGCTTTCTTCTCGGTGTCTTCTACACCATCCGGCCCGAGACCGGCCCGCCCTTCGGCGCGACGCGCGAAGAGCTGGTCGAACGTTTCGGCCGGCGCTTCACGCTGATCATGGACCGCGTCCCGCGATCCATCTCCCGTCGCGAGGGCAAAGAACTCCTGATGCTCTGGCGGCGAAAGAACTCATCCAAACGATTTTAATCCTGCTCCGTCGGCGGGTCCTGTCCTTCGGCAGCCCCATCCGTCCTCACTTCCTCCGCTCCAAAAGATTTACGGGGAATCCCACGAAAAAAACCCTTGGCCTTTCCGCTGCGGGCGGATGGGGCGCCCCGCCTGCGGCCACCCGCCGAGTGTCACTCTAAAAAGATCATTGTAGTAGTTTTAATTTTTGGACCGCCTCCGCCGTCCGTTGAACAACTTCAGCGCCTCGAACCAGAGAACGCCGCTTGCCCCGGCCGCCAGGCCGATCGCCGCGTCGACCGGATGCAACGGCGCGAAATGGAACAGGCCGCGCAGGAAGGGCATGTAGAACACGAGCCCTAGAAAGACCAGCGCGCCGCCGACCACCCACCAGAGCGCCGGGCTCGGCGCACGGAGCGTTTCCGGAATGGTGCGGGACCAGGAACGGTTGGTGAAGATCAGGCCGAGATTGGCGATGACCAGCGTGGTAAAGACCAAGGCGCGGGCGTCCGGCTCGCTTTGTCCGCGATTAAGGCTCGCGCCATAGACCGCCAGGGTGATCAACAGCACGATCACGCCCTGCAAAAGACTCAACCCCACAACCCGGCCGCCGAACAACGGCTCGGCCGGATCTCGGGGAGGACGGGTCATCAGATCGGCCTCTTCCGGCGTCGCCTCGAAGACGATTGAGCAGGCCGGGTCGATAATCAATTCCAGGAACATGATATGGACCGGAAAAAAAACGAGCGGCCAACCGGCCATCAGGGGAAGCAGCGACAGACCGGCGATCGGGACATGGATCGCCAGGATATAGGCCG contains:
- a CDS encoding BrnA antitoxin family protein, giving the protein MRAYYDFSKMKGEKNPYASRLKQPITIRLDKATVSYFKALANEIGMPYQNLINLYLRDCALRHKKLALKWAS
- a CDS encoding methyltransferase domain-containing protein, whose protein sequence is MGIIKKSRTKHYPHIGRKEKVPDAAFWAELYRIGDTGWDQGGPSPGLLDFLKDDLSAQHAAPLRTGRALVPGCGHGHDARALAAAGFDVTGLDVVEFAVREAARRAGAEGLKKIRFVQADFLNPPARLRGPYDLIFENTFFCAIDPDHRDRYVESAASLLKPGGFLLGVFYTIRPETGPPFGATREELVERFGRRFTLIMDRVPRSISRREGKELLMLWRRKNSSKRF